The Oncorhynchus tshawytscha isolate Ot180627B linkage group LG02, Otsh_v2.0, whole genome shotgun sequence genome contains the following window.
ctttgatttatttttttggtCCCCCACCTGTGTTCATGTGACTCTTATATGGCCTAGGCATGAACTCATTATAGAAGATGTGGCTGTGGAAAACTCAGAGAAGGAACAGCACAGCTTGAGTTCATAGATCTGCATAACTGTCAGGGTCAGTTAGCATGGAATAATGTAGCTATCCACACTCACAGTTCAGTTGTTCACATGAGACACTGATCTCCTGACGCCAAATACAGTGATGTTTTCTGGTGACTCATAAACTTGAGTCTCTCTCCTATGTCAGCAGATCTCCAGCCTTGGCAAGATGATATCTGTGGTACAAACCAAGCCAGTGCAGACATCAGCTGTTACAGGCCAGGTTTCCACTAACCCTCTATCACAGCTCATACAGGTCAGCTATCTGCATGAGGGCAGGAAAAGGAGCTAACTAATACTTCATGGACAGGCTCAGCCGGCTTTCTGTCGATCATGTTCATAATCCACTTTTTCTCCCGTAGACTAAGGGTTCTCTCCCTGCTGGCACCATACTGAAGCTGGTGACTTCAGCAGATGGCAagcccaccaccatcatcaccacgtCCCAGGCAGGGGGCACAGGGAACAAACCCACCATCCTGAACATCAGCGGCATGTCGCCCACCACAACCAAACAGGGCACCACCATCATCAAGACCATCCCTATGTCTGCTATTATGAACCAGCCTGGAGCCACAGGTCAGAACCCAATGGTTTCATGTTTCAAGGACAATACAACGGGAGCATATGCTGAcaggtattattattttttgttttgaTAACAGTGACCAGCAGCACAGGGAAGATGCCCTATACCATTCTCACCACCAAGATGATGACCACTGGCACTCCAGGCAAAATCATCACTACCATGCCTAAGCTTGGCACTGTAACTGGCCAACAGGGGCTGACACAGGTACCTCACAGAAATGACCCTTACAACCTCTTGTAGCAGATACATATTATTTAtatgaattgtacaatatttataGGTGTTGAAGATGTTTCACAGTTTTTACATTGGTGCACTTTCCATTTTAAATATCACATGGCATTTATATGTAGTCGCATACGATACATCTCCTACAGCAAGGCCTTTGGAGCAGTTGAAATGCCTGAGTAGTTCTGTGGACTATATTAGGATCTGCTCTGATTGGTGCTACTAATACATTTGGCTCTATCAAATGTTTTGCCCCAGTAGAGGAGTTTTATAGTGCCCCCTAGTGTCTCAATTATACCTCCCCATTGGTGGTTTTAAGGTGGTTTTGAAGGGCGCTCCGGGCCAACCTGGCACCATTCTGCGCACTGTACCCATGGGAGGAGTCCGACTCGTCACCCCGGTTACAATGACTTCTGTCAAGCCCAATGTAACTACACTGGTTGTCAAGGGAACAACTGGTATGGATGACATTTCATAATTACTCCTTGATTGAAGTTGGCAAATGGTCTGTTCAATTAATAAGTATGCGGTAAAAGAAATTCAGGCCAAGTTCCAGGTGTCTGCCCTTTTGAGTTGGTGATTTATTTGTTCCCCAAGGTGTCACCACCCTGGGGACAGTCACAGGCACAGTCTCCTCCAGCCTGGCAGGGGGCAGTTTAGCCAGTGCCAATGCCTCTCTGGCAACTCCCATCACCACCCTGGGCACCATTGCCACCCTGCCCAGCCAAGTCATCAACCCTACGGCCATCACTGTGTCAGCGGCCCAGGCCTGTCTGACCACAGTCACTACCCTGTCCACCTCCACCATGGTAAGACGGCTAGGGGCTATTCTTTATACAGAAATGTAGATGTAGCTCCAATTTATGTATTTGCTGCCCAATGTGCCCATGCTGCCCAATGTGGAGCACTTTTTTAATGGGTTTTCTCAGTCAATACCTGATATTCTCTCATTGTAGTCGGTGAACCAGCCAACCCAGGTGACTCTCATCACCACCCCCAGCGGGGTTGAGGCCCAGCCAGTGCAGGACCTGCCCGTGTCCTTCCTGGCCTCCCCCACCTCTGAGCAGCCCTCCACTGAGGCCGGGGATGCCCCTGGTACTGTTACTATGGTCTGCTCCAACCCACCCTGTGAGACCCACGAGACAGGAACCACCAACACAGCCACCACTGCGTCTGCTAACATGTCGGTGTGCTCCAACCCTCCCTGTGAGACCCACGAGACTGGAACCACCAACACCGCAACAACCTCTTCCACCAACATGGGAGGGGCAATGAGGGTGTGTACAAGCCCTCCGTCAGAGACCCATGAGACAGGCACCACTAAACACCTCAACCACCGCCCACTCCATCATGGGAACTAACAAAATGGATACTGTCCAGAGTAGCTCATTGTCTCTGTACTCCTCTACCCCTCAGGCAACCACCTCTGCTTACCCCGGAACCGCCAGAGGcaaccagggaccagagaaccTGCGCACCGGAACCACCGTCACCCCCGCCACAGCACGCTCTAACATGGGCTCAGCCCAGACCGGCACTGTGCAGAGTCCCAAGCAGCCAGCCGTGGGCCTTACAGTTTGCTCTAACCCACCCTGCGAGACACATGAAACGGGCACAACCAACACTGCCACTCAGTCCTCGTCCGGCATGGGTAACGGGAAGACTAACACTGTGCAGAAAGTGTGCTCAAACCCACCCTGCGAGACCCACGAAACGGGGACCACCAACACCCCATCCCAGGCCAGTTCCAACATGGCTGGGAACCAGACAGGAACAGTGACGGTGCAGGGGGTGTGTTCAGACCCCCCCTGTGAAACCCACGAGACTGGCACCACCAACACGGCAACTACTGCCACAGGTATAACGCTAGAGTACATACTTGTTGTTTTCagtgtttttatttaaaaaaaacaggatCATGTTTTAGGGTTATTTCATGGACTGTGTTAATGCGTGTCCTACAGCAGATGGAGCAGACGGTGGCACCAGCAGTACAGAGACTCCCTCCACTACTGCATCTGGAACAACCCCAGCCACCATCCAGAGCAGAGCGATCACTACTGTGACCCAGTCCACACCAGCCCCAGGGCCCTCAGTACCTGTAAAATAACCACTAACAATAATTTGCCAGTCTAGACTACTGATGCAATTTCAGAATTGTCATGCTAAAGGTTTAGTTATAAATCATACACTGGCATGGTTAGGAAAATTATCAACAACTAATGCCAAAAATAAATGCATTATATGGACAATTCAGTCATCTTGACCATTTTAATAATTTTCACTCTTGCTAATTTCTACCCTTGTATCTCCAGTCCATTTCTTCGATCACTGAGGGTGCAGCAGTTTCCACAGAAGAGCCCATGCAGACTGATGCGGCCACAGAGGGGGGAGACACCTCTATGGAGACTGGGCTGCCCCCAGAGCTGATGTCAGAGGGACAGATAGGAACAGGTCTGTCTGCAGAGGAGCTGGCTGTGACTGCAGCAGCGGAGGCAGCAGCGGAGGCAGCAGCGGAGGCAGCAGCACAGGCAGCAGCACAGGCAGCAGCACAGGCAGCAGCCACTGAGGAGGCCCAGGCCCGGGCCATCCAGGCAGTTCTCCAGGCAGCACAGCAGGCCACCATGAGTAAGTATGGCCCTCAGATTGTTGGCAAATTATAGAGATGAATTTCAAGACTTTACATGTGTGTGAAGACAACCACTACCcatttacattttggtaatttagcagacgctcttatccagagcgacttaccaAAGCAATTAGGgtttagtgccttgctcaagggcacatcgacagattttccacctagtcagctcggggattcaaaccagcaacctttcggttactggcccaatagtCTTAGaccgttaggctacctgccgccccaactgcCATAGTCTCACAATCAAAATGTACGTTCTCTGCATGCATAGACGAGGGTGATTCTGGCTCGGACAGACAGCAGACCACCACAATCCCCATCGTTCTGACCCAGCAAGAGCTGGCAGCCCTggtccagcagcagcagcagctccaggAAGCTCAGGCTCAGGCCCAGCAGCAAGGAAACACCCAAGCCCTGCCCACTGAGGGCCTGGCCCCCGCAGACAGCCTGAATGACCCCACGTCTGAGAGCAATGGACACAATGAGATGGCTGTAGCCGCTTCCAGCGATGTGGCATCACTGCTGCCGCGCACCTCCACGGAGAGTAAGTCTTTctctatatattatttttttccttcttaCTGCTAGTGTTTTTCCAGGTCTTAACTTGACCTCTCTCTTGTCTTATTGACTCTGCAGCCCTGGCCCCCTCAAGCACATTTGCGGTTTCCAGTCCAGCCAACCTGCAACCTGCAGCTTCTCTAGCAGAGGTGGCCAATGGCATCGAGGGCGGGGTGAGTACCAATATTGGACCTGTTTTTATCCTGCCAGTTTGATGATCAGAATTTGAGAGGAACGTTGAATGGCATAGCATGTTCTTACTCCCTTTTTGTCTCTGTCATACAGAAGCTATACACTCAACCAGCCCCTATCAAGACACTTGTAAAAAAAGAGAACCGGTGGTTCGATGTTGGAATCGTTAAGGTGACAAACATGGTGGTCACACACTTCTTCATCCCAGGGGATGATTCTCAAGTAGAGGTAAGCCTCAACGATGGATTCATCTCTCAAGtgtcacagtggtctaaggcactgcatcgctgtacctgaggcatcactacagacactggttcgatcccaggctgtgtaacaaccggccatgaccgggagtcccatagggcggtgtacaattggcccagcggcgtccaggttagggaagggtttggccagggggggctttacttggttcATCGCTCTTGtgacgggccgggcgcctgcaggcttactccggttgtcagttgaacagtttttcctccgacacatcgatgcagttggcttccgggttaaatgTGCGGTTGTTAAGAAGCCAggttaggcgggtcatgtttcggaggaagTATGACTCGACCGTCACTTCTCCCTAGCCTGTTGGGGAAttgcagcgacgagacaagattgcaattggatatcacgaaaatggggagagaaagggggccAATTCTTTTTAATGGATGGATTCATGCCTTTATGGCTTAGAGATCAGTGAGTTTGGTGCAGCACCAACgatgtgtgtgttgtaggatgaCTCGGGCGCCATTCCAGACTATAACCAGATGAAGAAAATGGAGCTGCAGCCTGGCACAGCTTACAAGTTCCGTGTTGCTGGCATCAATGCTTGTGGTCGTGGTTCCTTCTCAGAGATCTCTGCTTTCAAGACCTGTCTACCAGGCTTCCCCGGAGCACCTTGTGCCATCAAAATCAGCAAGGTAAAACTATGCAAACTAGTCATGAAACAATTACTGTATTAGAACACCCTTGACAAATCACAAGTTGTAAAATTGTTCTAGTTTTGATGGCATGTTGATGGTATTTTTGCTGGTTTTGCATTAAAACAACTTCCATCTTTTTCCCCTCAGAGCCCGGATGGTGCCCACCTCACCTGGGAGCCTCCTTCGGTGACATCAGGGAAGATCATTGAGTATTCTGTGTACCTGGCTATCCAAAGCACCCAGACAGCTGAGCCCAAGACCTCCACCCCAGGCCAGCTGGCCTTCATGCGGGTGTACTGTGGGCCCAACCCCTCCTGCCTGGTGCAGTCCACCAGCCTTTCGAACGCCCACATAGACTACACCACCAAGCCCGCCATCATCTTTCGTATTGCCGCGCGCAACGAGAAGGGCTATGGCCCTGCCACACAAGTCCGATGGCTGCAAGGTgggaagattattatttatttttttaaactctgcTGTTCAACCAAATGGAGCAGCGTCTTGTCAATCATAATTATGGTTGTACTTGATTGGGTTGTGTTTTTAAGTACGGTTTCTCTTGAATGGATTTCTCCCCCCTTTTCAGAGTCCAGCAAAGATGGTGCCTCGGCAAAACCTGCCCCAAAAAGACCAGCAGTGTCCTCACCTGATGTGTAAGTACCTGGTTCCATCTAGCCTACATCACATCACTCACTGGTCACTCGACAATGGCAAATTAtctttaaaaatacatgttttgcttTGTCTGCACTGTAGTAAGGCTGCTGGTCAAAAGAAAGCAAGAACGGACCAGTGAACCAGTGACCCCCCTACTCGCTGTCCAGGAAGACTTCATCCTCATCCTGGCTTCACCCCATCTGTGAGTTGACCCACAACCAGCCAGCAACATAAGCAAAATGGCAGCAGAAACCCTAGATGAAAATCAACAAGAGAGAGTTCTGTAGGcaagactgttttttttttttctagagCAACACAAATTAAAAAAGCACATTGTAGCTTTTACTTCATTAGtcttttttgtttattttctttgCTTTTCCCCTAGCTACTTTTATTATACATATTTTTGGCTAGTTTCCGTAGTTGTAGAGAAACATTTACAGCATCACAAGCTGTGAGCCGGCCTGAGCTTAATGTTACTTTTGTTTTTGAATATTtgggggtagtagagagagagactacatgaGATGATGTACAGTTTGAGCATGTGCTGAACAGGAGGCAGTGTTGGTTTAGATGGGAGGAACAATCAAAACGGAAAAACAAAGCACTTTTCCTCAAAAGGGacattttttttccccctcaagcAGAAATGTTCATCAATTAAGAAACCAATATATACAAACATCATACTGGACTCCAGTCTCCTGGTAATCTCATCACTGTGCTTTTGCCCCGAGATAAGGACCGATGGCTCTGAAGTGGAGAAAGGATTTAATGACAAAGGAAGAAATGTGTAGAGGAACAGAGACTTTGCTATGACTGAGACTTGCAGCATACACACAACAAATATTGCAAAATCTTCCCCAAAAATTTGCAAGCAATGATGCAGATCTTTGCAtagtttatttttctatttttttaagCTTTTCCCTGTGTCTATCACCATGCATTTTAAAACGTCaactacttttatttttttagtttattaaatcaaataaaatcaaattttatttgtcacatacacatggttagcagatgttaatgcgagtgtagcgaaatgcttgtgcttattATTGTTCATCCCCATAGTTTAAGTGTTTGTGGGAAAGGGGTGGCAGTGCTGAGGTAGACACTATATTTTAAAATATTGGTTTTGATCAGTTGTATGTTCTTGTTGTGTTGGAGTGTATGGAAAAATAAAGGCTTTTGTATTTGTGCTGACTAGGACCGCAAATGTAATAGGACTGAAGGGAATTTGAAACAGACCCGTGGAGAGGAGTACATTTAGTTTACTACATCTTCCAATGCTTGTGTTGCTGTGTGTATGCCAAACATGGAcaatttaatgaagaaaaatctTTTCAGTCCCACATTCTTTCCTTCCCACCCCAATACACCACCTTTCCAATCAGTAATCTGTATACACTCTGCTTTTGGGGTCATTAATTTGAGTACCCTACATTTATTTTAGACCAAGAAAGAATATATTTGGAGACTTTTGTTCCTTATACTGTTGAGGAAGATGTATGTGAAACCAccaaataaaacatgtattacatttttttaggCTCTGTATTTTACCAATTACGGAAGGGAGATGTGCAGGTTATTTCTGAGAAGTTTACCTGTATATCTTTAAATTGGGATGTCTTGGTGGGAAGGAAGATGAATAGCCAGAGTTTAAACTCACTTGTAAATTAGTTTTTCCATAGCAAGAATAAAATATATTGGCCTTTTATACAATTACCTGTACCAAAAAGTTTTTACATGTTGGTCATCTCTCGATTGCCTTTTGTGTCATGACTTATATATATTAAAGaaacatagtgtgtgtgtctgtgtatatatatgtctCCCTGATCAATTGCTAGGACTTGCTTTTTTAAACAGATTTGCTCAAAATCACATCAAGGTGCATTACCAGTACCAAAATATTTGTATTCAGGATCAATCAACCCATGGAGTTTTATAGAGAGGGAAGTCTTGGAGTGGTAATGATAGTTTTCTGAATGGAAATAGTCAGATTGGGTAATGAAGCCAAGGGTGAACTTGCTACCTCTTTTAGGATTGTAGTACTTGCACCTTGATTTCAAGTCTCCAGATTTACTTCAATAATGAAAACCCTATTTCATATACATCCATGATTTTGAGCAAAACTAGACATGCATGCAACcaaagataaaaaaaataaaaaaaacttgtttGTTCCTTTCTATGTGGTATACAAATGTGTCTGTTCTTTTCTTCCACAGTACATTTGCAGAGTCACTAATTTTGCATCCTTGTTAGGTCGGTCATCAACAGTGCTGAGTTCTCTGGACTTTTCCTCCCACACTGGGGCAGGTGCTGGTCTTAGCACTGACACTTGACGTTGACAGTTTCTTCCGGCTGTTTGTAAGTTATCTGGAATTGTCCTGTATTTTCCAATGTGTGTTTTTTGTACTGTAGGGAGTAATGTATCGTTTATCAAATAAACTTGTTAAACATTCCAGTCATTGTGGGATACCTTGataccaaggttattatagttttgcgttttaatatttgtttttatttctacATTTTTTCCCTGAAATTCATTTGAATTTTTCTGACTTGTTTTATTTAGTTTGAGTTGTATACAAATATTTCAgtttagtttttattttatttagttatAGGGACAGAACATCTCCTGTGCTGTACTGTTTTTGGGGTGATGTCACTACAGGTGGGCCATTATAAGGTGATAGGTCAGGTCATATGCTAGATTAGGTTTAAACTATAAAGTCAATGGCCCTGTTCGAGAAACCGTGatgtatcatgggtaaattgtTATACAATGATATTgatttatgatgcaaggtgatttgtagattagTCTGCCTAGCCTTTAAAGTGGCTGCAAAGTCAAATGCGCCCAGTATCAATGGATCTATCCATACTTGTGAACCTAAGCAACTATTTCAATTTATACAGGTTATCTGGCACAAAATGTGTATCAGCCAATTAATTTACTTGCACGTGACAGAACGCTAAATTGTATCGAGGTCAATGAGTTGAATTTTAGCAATAAAAAAAAGGAATGCcttatttgctacgtgaggtttatttgattGAATAGGAGTTTCACAATGCTTAagttacgagtgtactgatataagtagtaCATGTGACCCTATacgctgtctcgtcgttgtcattGATCAGGtgtactgttgtgtcgtcaacaaacttaatgacggtgttggagtcttgcttggccacacagtcatgggtgaacagggagtacaggaggggactaagcatgcacccctgagggggcccCATGTtggggatcagcgtggcagatgtgttgttgcctacccttaccacctgggggcggcacgtcaggaagtccaggatccagt
Protein-coding sequences here:
- the LOC112219915 gene encoding host cell factor 1 isoform X6, which gives rise to MLGSCSTTNQWFIPAVRGDIPPGCAAYGFVCDGTRLLVFGGMVEYGKYSNDLYELQASRWEWKKLKAKSPKNGPPPCARLGHSFSLVGNKCFLFGGLANDSEDPKNNIPRYLNDLYTLELRAGSSVVGWDIPITYGVLPPPRESHTAVVYTEKESKKSHLIIYGGMSGCRLGDLWTLDIDNLTWTKPSVNGTSPLPRSLHSAITITNKMFVFGGWVPLVMDDVKVATHEKEWKCTNTLACLNLDSMAWESVLMDTLEDNIPRARAGHCSVSINSRLYVWSGRDGYRKAWNNQVCCKDLWYLETERPHAPSRVQLVRANTNSLEVSWGAVSTADTYLLQLQKYDIPAAAAATSPALTATSSLPGNLPKSPAAPSAQNLPHTAILKVAAPQSGTGTSLVTVRANQAVKSPVTVTSLPPGVRMMVPAQTAQGTPIGNSPQMSGMAALAAAAAATQKIPPSSGTGLNLPAGATLVKTMAGSTTVKMSSPLMVSNPATRMLKTAAAQVGTATVSSPNSPNRPIITVHKSGTVTVAQQHQVVTTMVGGVTKTITLVKSPLTMGGSGTLQISSLGKMISVVQTKPVQTSAVTGQVSTNPLSQLIQTKGSLPAGTILKLVTSADGKPTTIITTSQAGGTGNKPTILNISGMSPTTTKQGTTIIKTIPMSAIMNQPGATVTSSTGKMPYTILTTKMMTTGTPGKIITTMPKLGTVTGQQGLTQVVLKGAPGQPGTILRTVPMGGVRLVTPVTMTSVKPNVTTLVVKGTTGVTTLGTVTGTVSSSLAGGSLASANASLATPITTLGTIATLPSQVINPTAITVSAAQACLTTVTTLSTSTMSVNQPTQVTLITTPSGVEAQPVQDLPVSFLASPTSEQPSTEAGDAPGTVTMVCSNPPCETHETGTTNTATTASANMSVCSNPPCETHETGTTNTATTSSTNMGGAMRATTSAYPGTARGNQGPENLRTGTTVTPATARSNMGSAQTGTVQSPKQPAVGLTVCSNPPCETHETGTTNTATQSSSGMGNGKTNTVQKVCSNPPCETHETGTTNTPSQASSNMAGNQTGTVTVQGVCSDPPCETHETGTTNTATTATADGADGGTSSTETPSTTASGTTPATIQSRAITTVTQSTPAPGPSVPSISSITEGAAVSTEEPMQTDAATEGGDTSMETGLPPELMSEGQIGTGLSAEELAVTAAAEAAAEAAAEAAAQAAAQAAAQAAATEEAQARAIQAVLQAAQQATMNEGDSGSDRQQTTTIPIVLTQQELAALVQQQQQLQEAQAQAQQQGNTQALPTEGLAPADSLNDPTSESNGHNEMAVAASSDVASLLPRTSTETLAPSSTFAVSSPANLQPAASLAEVANGIEGGKLYTQPAPIKTLVKKENRWFDVGIVKVTNMVVTHFFIPGDDSQVEDDSGAIPDYNQMKKMELQPGTAYKFRVAGINACGRGSFSEISAFKTCLPGFPGAPCAIKISKSPDGAHLTWEPPSVTSGKIIEYSVYLAIQSTQTAEPKTSTPGQLAFMRVYCGPNPSCLVQSTSLSNAHIDYTTKPAIIFRIAARNEKGYGPATQVRWLQESSKDGASAKPAPKRPAVSSPDVKAAGQKKARTDQ
- the LOC112219915 gene encoding host cell factor 1 isoform X4, translated to MTFPGSMVSGTTGSTLQPRWKRVLGWSGPVPRPRHGHRAVAIKELMVVFGGGNEGIVDELHVYNTATNQWFIPAVRGDIPPGCAAYGFVCDGTRLLVFGGMVEYGKYSNDLYELQASRWEWKKLKAKSPKNGPPPCARLGHSFSLVGNKCFLFGGLANDSEDPKNNIPRYLNDLYTLELRAGSSVVGWDIPITYGVLPPPRESHTAVVYTEKESKKSHLIIYGGMSGCRLGDLWTLDIDNLTWTKPSVNGTSPLPRSLHSAITITNKMFVFGGWVPLVMDDVKVATHEKEWKCTNTLACLNLDSMAWESVLMDTLEDNIPRARAGHCSVSINSRLYVWSGRDGYRKAWNNQVCCKDLWYLETERPHAPSRVQLVRANTNSLEVSWGAVSTADTYLLQLQKYDIPAAAAATSPALTATSSLPGNLPKSPAAPSAQNLPHTAILKVAAPQSGTGTSLVTVRANQAVKSPVTVTSLPPGVRMMVPAQTAQGTPIGNSPQMSGMAALAAAAAATQKIPPSSGTGLNLPAGATLVKTMAGSTTVKMSSPLMVSNPATRMLKTAAAQVGTATVSSPNSPNRPIITVHKSGTVTVAQQHQVVTTMVGGVTKTITLVKSPLTMGGSGTLQISSLGKMISVVQTKPVQTSAVTGQVSTNPLSQLIQTKGSLPAGTILKLVTSADGKPTTIITTSQAGGTGNKPTILNISGMSPTTTKQGTTIIKTIPMSAIMNQPGATVTSSTGKMPYTILTTKMMTTGTPGKIITTMPKLGTVTGQQGLTQVVLKGAPGQPGTILRTVPMGGVRLVTPVTMTSVKPNVTTLVVKGTTGVTTLGTVTGTVSSSLAGGSLASANASLATPITTLGTIATLPSQVINPTAITVSAAQACLTTVTTLSTSTMSVNQPTQVTLITTPSGVEAQPVQDLPVSFLASPTSEQPSTEAGDAPGTVTMVCSNPPCETHETGTTNTATTASANMSVCSNPPCETHETGTTNTATTSSTNMGGAMRATTSAYPGTARGNQGPENLRTGTTVTPATARSNMGSAQTGTVQSPKQPAVGLTVCSNPPCETHETGTTNTATQSSSGMGNGKTNTVQKVCSNPPCETHETGTTNTPSQASSNMAGNQTGTVTVQGVCSDPPCETHETGTTNTATTATADGADGGTSSTETPSTTASGTTPATIQSRAITTVTQSTPAPGPSVPSISSITEGAAVSTEEPMQTDAATEGGDTSMETGLPPELMSEGQIGTGLSAEELAVTAAAEAAAQAAAQAAATEEAQARAIQAVLQAAQQATMNEGDSGSDRQQTTTIPIVLTQQELAALVQQQQQLQEAQAQAQQQGNTQALPTEGLAPADSLNDPTSESNGHNEMAVAASSDVASLLPRTSTETLAPSSTFAVSSPANLQPAASLAEVANGIEGGKLYTQPAPIKTLVKKENRWFDVGIVKVTNMVVTHFFIPGDDSQVEDDSGAIPDYNQMKKMELQPGTAYKFRVAGINACGRGSFSEISAFKTCLPGFPGAPCAIKISKSPDGAHLTWEPPSVTSGKIIEYSVYLAIQSTQTAEPKTSTPGQLAFMRVYCGPNPSCLVQSTSLSNAHIDYTTKPAIIFRIAARNEKGYGPATQVRWLQESSKDGASAKPAPKRPAVSSPDVKAAGQKKARTDQ
- the LOC112219915 gene encoding host cell factor 1 isoform X1; this translates as MTFPGSMVSGTTGSTLQPRWKRVLGWSGPVPRPRHGHRAVAIKELMVVFGGGNEGIVDELHVYNTATNQWFIPAVRGDIPPGCAAYGFVCDGTRLLVFGGMVEYGKYSNDLYELQASRWEWKKLKAKSPKNGPPPCARLGHSFSLVGNKCFLFGGLANDSEDPKNNIPRYLNDLYTLELRAGSSVVGWDIPITYGVLPPPRESHTAVVYTEKESKKSHLIIYGGMSGCRLGDLWTLDIDNLTWTKPSVNGTSPLPRSLHSAITITNKMFVFGGWVPLVMDDVKVATHEKEWKCTNTLACLNLDSMAWESVLMDTLEDNIPRARAGHCSVSINSRLYVWSGRDGYRKAWNNQVCCKDLWYLETERPHAPSRVQLVRANTNSLEVSWGAVSTADTYLLQLQKYDIPAAAAATSPALTATSSLPGNLPKSPAAPSAQNLPHTAILKVAAPQSGTGTSLVTVRANQAVKSPVTVTSLPPGVRMMVPAQTAQGTPIGNSPQMSGMAALAAAAAATQKIPPSSGTGLNLPAGATLVKTMAGSTTVKMSSPLMVSNPATRMLKTAAAQVGTATVSSPNSPNRPIITVHKSGTVTVAQQHQVVTTMVGGVTKTITLVKSPLTMGGSGTLQISSLGKMISVVQTKPVQTSAVTGQVSTNPLSQLIQTKGSLPAGTILKLVTSADGKPTTIITTSQAGGTGNKPTILNISGMSPTTTKQGTTIIKTIPMSAIMNQPGATVTSSTGKMPYTILTTKMMTTGTPGKIITTMPKLGTVTGQQGLTQVVLKGAPGQPGTILRTVPMGGVRLVTPVTMTSVKPNVTTLVVKGTTGVTTLGTVTGTVSSSLAGGSLASANASLATPITTLGTIATLPSQVINPTAITVSAAQACLTTVTTLSTSTMSVNQPTQVTLITTPSGVEAQPVQDLPVSFLASPTSEQPSTEAGDAPGTVTMVCSNPPCETHETGTTNTATTASANMSVCSNPPCETHETGTTNTATTSSTNMGGAMRATTSAYPGTARGNQGPENLRTGTTVTPATARSNMGSAQTGTVQSPKQPAVGLTVCSNPPCETHETGTTNTATQSSSGMGNGKTNTVQKVCSNPPCETHETGTTNTPSQASSNMAGNQTGTVTVQGVCSDPPCETHETGTTNTATTATADGADGGTSSTETPSTTASGTTPATIQSRAITTVTQSTPAPGPSVPSISSITEGAAVSTEEPMQTDAATEGGDTSMETGLPPELMSEGQIGTGLSAEELAVTAAAEAAAEAAAEAAAQAAAQAAAQAAATEEAQARAIQAVLQAAQQATMNEGDSGSDRQQTTTIPIVLTQQELAALVQQQQQLQEAQAQAQQQGNTQALPTEGLAPADSLNDPTSESNGHNEMAVAASSDVASLLPRTSTETLAPSSTFAVSSPANLQPAASLAEVANGIEGGKLYTQPAPIKTLVKKENRWFDVGIVKVTNMVVTHFFIPGDDSQVEDDSGAIPDYNQMKKMELQPGTAYKFRVAGINACGRGSFSEISAFKTCLPGFPGAPCAIKISKSPDGAHLTWEPPSVTSGKIIEYSVYLAIQSTQTAEPKTSTPGQLAFMRVYCGPNPSCLVQSTSLSNAHIDYTTKPAIIFRIAARNEKGYGPATQVRWLQESSKDGASAKPAPKRPAVSSPDVKAAGQKKARTDQ